A stretch of the Chlorobiota bacterium genome encodes the following:
- a CDS encoding acyl-CoA dehydrogenase family protein has product MARDFAESEIKPFVMEFDESQEFPTQIFKKMAELGFLGITVQPELGGSGLGYMEYAIIVEEIGRVDPSIGLGVAAHNGLCTGHINRFGSEELRQKYVPMLSKGETMGAWGLTEPGSGSDAGGTLTFAIQDGNEWVINGSKNFITHGSVGNVAVIMAVTDKEKKANGISAFVVDKSMKGFYATKKENKLGMRCSDTSSLVLEDVRVPLNNLIGNVGEGFKQALQILDGGRISIAALSVGLAQGAFEAALKYAKERRQFGKAIIENQGIQFKLASMATDIEASRLLTYQAAYMRDNGQDYAISAAKAKYFASETACKCATEALQIHGGYGYIKEYPVEKYYRDAKLLTIGEGTSEIQKIVISRSLIN; this is encoded by the coding sequence ATGGCTCGTGATTTTGCAGAATCTGAGATTAAACCATTTGTTATGGAATTTGATGAATCTCAAGAATTTCCAACTCAGATATTTAAAAAAATGGCTGAACTCGGATTCTTAGGAATAACTGTACAACCAGAACTTGGTGGATCAGGATTAGGATACATGGAATATGCTATAATAGTTGAGGAGATTGGAAGAGTTGACCCATCTATAGGATTAGGTGTAGCTGCACATAATGGATTATGTACTGGTCATATTAATCGATTTGGAAGTGAAGAGCTAAGACAAAAGTATGTTCCAATGCTTTCAAAAGGTGAAACTATGGGAGCATGGGGATTAACAGAGCCTGGCAGTGGTTCTGATGCTGGTGGTACTCTTACTTTTGCAATTCAAGATGGAAATGAGTGGGTTATTAATGGCTCTAAAAACTTTATAACTCATGGATCAGTTGGAAATGTAGCGGTGATTATGGCAGTTACTGATAAAGAAAAAAAAGCAAATGGAATCTCAGCATTCGTTGTTGATAAAAGTATGAAAGGTTTTTATGCTACTAAGAAAGAAAATAAATTGGGTATGAGGTGCTCAGATACATCCTCTTTAGTGCTTGAAGATGTTCGAGTTCCATTAAATAACTTAATAGGAAATGTTGGAGAAGGATTTAAACAAGCATTACAAATTTTAGATGGAGGAAGAATTTCAATTGCAGCCTTATCGGTTGGTTTGGCTCAAGGTGCTTTTGAAGCAGCATTAAAATATGCAAAAGAAAGAAGACAGTTTGGCAAAGCCATTATTGAAAACCAAGGCATTCAGTTTAAACTTGCTTCAATGGCAACTGATATTGAAGCTTCTAGATTGTTGACTTATCAAGCTGCTTATATGAGAGATAATGGACAAGATTACGCTATTTCTGCTGCAAAAGCAAAGTATTTTGCAAGTGAAACAGCTTGCAAGTGTGCTACAGAAGCACTCCAAATACATGGAGGATATGGCTACATAAAAGAATATCCTGTTGAAAAATATTATAGAGATGCAAAGTTGTTAACTATAGGAGAAGGTACATCTGAGATTCAAAAGATTGTAATTTCTAGAAGTCTAATTAATTAG
- the secA gene encoding preprotein translocase subunit SecA, protein MLKKLIENVFGSKKKRDVELLKPIVKEINEFFEEYKSLSDEDLREKTNEFRGRINKAISEDEAKLAQQREELKKDLSSNEREIILEDITDLEKNIYETIQEVLAEILPEAFAVVKETCRRHVGKEWESSGGIIKWDMVHYDVQLIGGIVLHQGKIAEMATGEGKTLVATLPTYLNAIAGKGLHIITVNDYLAKRDSEWMGPIYEYLGLKVGCIQSNMRPEQRKKEYDCDITFGTNNEFGFDYLRDNMVSDVKDMVQRGYNYAIVDEVDSVLIDEARTPLIISGPVGTSNDDAFVQMRARVDRLVSLQTKEVATMVAEAEKLIHSTDKKEVEQAGIYLFRARRGAPKSNKLSKMLQDPAARRLVEITENDFLRDKQARMHEIDDELYYSIDEKNHSIDMSDKGRHAIASGGEDIEMFTLPDLATELSMLEGSDESKEDKQIKRDKLMMQYSERSERVHIVSQLLRAYSLYEKDVEYVVQDNKIKIVDTFTGRILEGRRYSEGLHQAIEAKESVTVQEDTQTFATVTIQNYFRLYKKLAGMTGTAETEEGEFGEIYKLDVVVIPTNRDISRKDSNDLILRTKRAKYLAVIDKVQECRSKGQPVLVGTTNVEVSETISRMLRMSQIPHSVLNAKQHQKEAEIVTAAGQKGSVTIATNMAGRGTDIKLGPGVKEAGGLFILGTERHESRRIDRQLRGRAGRQGDPGASQFFISLEDDLMRLFGGDRITSIMERFGAAEETLESPMLNKSVERAQKKVEENNFAIRKRLLEYDNVMNQQREVIYDRRRHALFGERLKGEILEYVEEFVEDLIDAHFPDSISILRDELRTRLLIDIEITDDQAKNLSKDKLKEGIIEIAHNFYHRKEEQLGLDYMVQLEKYAVLNTIDDRWREHLREMDDMKEGIYLRAYGQKDPLLEYKKEAFILFSQMIGDINLEVIATAFKYFPESQSNEDRKRAEDAQRLTIQKALNNNRKNVTSGAQLQFTHANTTGLGMIANSDDIDSTVITANTIDQQKKTFVRDEKKIGRNDTCFCGSGKKYKNCHGRE, encoded by the coding sequence ATGTTAAAAAAATTAATTGAAAATGTTTTCGGTTCTAAAAAGAAGCGTGATGTTGAATTGTTAAAGCCAATAGTCAAAGAAATAAATGAATTTTTCGAAGAGTACAAATCTTTAAGTGATGAAGATCTACGAGAAAAAACTAATGAGTTTAGAGGTCGAATAAACAAAGCAATTTCTGAGGATGAGGCAAAATTAGCTCAACAACGAGAGGAACTTAAAAAAGATTTAAGCTCAAATGAAAGAGAAATAATATTAGAGGATATTACAGATTTAGAAAAAAATATTTATGAAACTATTCAAGAAGTTCTAGCTGAAATTCTTCCTGAAGCATTCGCAGTTGTAAAAGAAACATGTAGAAGACATGTTGGAAAAGAATGGGAATCATCTGGTGGAATTATTAAATGGGATATGGTTCATTATGATGTTCAGTTAATTGGAGGAATAGTACTTCATCAAGGTAAAATTGCTGAAATGGCTACAGGTGAAGGAAAAACTTTAGTTGCCACTTTACCAACATATTTAAATGCAATTGCAGGCAAAGGTTTACATATTATAACTGTTAATGATTACCTTGCCAAAAGAGATAGCGAATGGATGGGTCCAATTTATGAGTACTTAGGGTTAAAAGTTGGTTGTATTCAATCTAATATGAGGCCAGAACAACGTAAAAAAGAATATGATTGTGATATTACATTTGGAACTAATAATGAATTTGGTTTTGATTATCTTAGAGATAACATGGTTTCAGATGTAAAAGATATGGTTCAAAGGGGGTATAATTATGCCATAGTTGATGAAGTAGACTCTGTTTTAATTGATGAGGCAAGAACACCATTAATAATTTCTGGTCCTGTTGGTACTTCAAATGATGATGCATTCGTTCAAATGAGGGCAAGAGTTGATAGGCTTGTATCACTTCAAACTAAAGAAGTTGCTACTATGGTTGCCGAGGCTGAAAAATTAATTCATTCAACAGATAAAAAAGAGGTAGAACAAGCCGGAATCTATTTATTTAGAGCTAGAAGAGGTGCTCCTAAAAGCAATAAATTATCAAAGATGTTGCAGGATCCTGCTGCAAGGAGATTGGTTGAAATTACCGAAAATGACTTTTTAAGAGACAAACAAGCAAGAATGCATGAAATTGATGATGAATTATATTATTCAATTGATGAAAAAAATCATTCTATTGATATGAGTGATAAAGGGAGGCATGCAATAGCGTCTGGTGGTGAGGATATAGAGATGTTTACCCTTCCAGATTTGGCGACCGAATTGAGTATGCTTGAAGGAAGTGATGAATCAAAAGAGGACAAACAAATAAAAAGAGATAAACTTATGATGCAATATTCTGAAAGATCAGAAAGAGTACATATTGTTTCTCAATTGTTAAGGGCATATTCACTTTATGAAAAAGATGTTGAATATGTTGTACAAGATAACAAGATTAAAATTGTTGATACATTTACTGGACGTATTCTTGAAGGGCGTAGATACTCTGAAGGGCTTCATCAAGCAATTGAAGCAAAAGAAAGCGTAACTGTTCAGGAAGATACTCAAACTTTTGCAACAGTTACTATTCAAAACTATTTTAGATTATATAAAAAGTTGGCTGGTATGACTGGTACTGCTGAGACTGAAGAAGGTGAATTCGGTGAAATTTACAAATTGGATGTTGTTGTTATTCCAACTAACAGAGATATTTCTCGTAAAGATTCGAATGATCTTATTTTAAGAACTAAAAGGGCTAAATATCTAGCTGTTATTGACAAAGTCCAAGAATGTAGATCTAAAGGTCAACCAGTTTTAGTTGGTACAACAAATGTGGAGGTATCAGAAACTATTAGCAGAATGCTTAGAATGTCGCAAATTCCTCATTCAGTTTTAAATGCTAAACAACATCAAAAAGAGGCTGAAATTGTAACTGCTGCAGGACAAAAAGGATCTGTTACAATTGCAACAAATATGGCTGGTCGTGGTACTGATATTAAATTAGGACCAGGAGTAAAGGAAGCGGGTGGCTTGTTTATCCTTGGAACTGAAAGACATGAATCTAGACGTATAGATAGGCAGTTAAGAGGTAGAGCTGGAAGACAAGGCGATCCTGGTGCTTCACAATTTTTTATTTCTTTAGAAGATGATTTAATGAGACTTTTTGGTGGTGATAGAATTACTTCAATTATGGAAAGATTTGGTGCAGCTGAGGAAACACTTGAAAGCCCTATGTTAAATAAATCAGTTGAAAGAGCTCAGAAAAAAGTAGAAGAAAATAATTTTGCTATTAGAAAAAGGCTTCTCGAATATGATAATGTAATGAATCAACAAAGAGAAGTTATTTATGACCGAAGAAGACACGCTTTGTTTGGAGAACGATTAAAAGGAGAGATTTTAGAATATGTTGAGGAATTTGTGGAAGATTTAATTGATGCTCATTTTCCAGATTCAATCTCAATTTTAAGAGATGAACTTAGAACTAGGCTTCTAATTGATATAGAGATTACTGATGATCAAGCTAAAAACCTAAGTAAAGATAAATTAAAAGAAGGGATTATAGAAATTGCTCATAATTTTTATCATAGAAAAGAAGAACAGCTTGGTTTGGATTATATGGTTCAGTTAGAGAAGTATGCAGTTCTTAATACTATTGATGATAGATGGAGAGAACATCTTCGTGAAATGGATGACATGAAAGAAGGTATTTATTTAAGAGCTTATGGTCAAAAAGATCCTTTATTAGAATATAAAAAAGAAGCATTTATTTTATTCTCTCAAATGATTGGAGATATAAATCTTGAAGTAATTGCAACTGCATTTAAATATTTTCCAGAATCTCAATCTAATGAAGATAGAAAAAGAGCGGAAGACGCACAAAGACTAACTATTCAAAAAGCATTAAATAATAATAGAAAGAATGTAACTTCTGGTGCTCAATTACAATTTACTCATGCAAATACAACTGGATTGGGTATGATTGCTAATAGTGATGACATAGATTCTACTGTAATTACAGCAAATACCATTGATCAACAGAAAAAAACTTTTGTAAGAGATGAGAAAAAAATTGGAAGAAATGACACTTGTTTTTGTGGCAGTGGCAAGAAATATAAAAATTGTCATGGTCGTGAATAA